The Callithrix jacchus isolate 240 chromosome 7, calJac240_pri, whole genome shotgun sequence DNA window TAGGCATGTGAAGGTTAGTTACCCCCCGCCAAGGTAACCTCCCCAAAAGCTTTCCATTTGAAAAAATTGtaattgtacatatatatgtatatgcacccacacataaacacacgtatatgtacatatgtatatatacacacacacatatatttcctcAATACTTCACTTATACTTaccatattttttctcttctccaaaaCTACCTTTGGAAAGAGATTAGGAATGAGTTCCTAATTTAAGTCTGGCATTGTTTAAGCTTTAACTATGAATCATCATTGAACAATGAAAAGAATAGATACACAAACATGTATGTATATTGGAATGGGAAGAAATAAtgaggaaaaatttaaaatatcaaaaaaatgaataaaaacaaattcctTTTACAGTACATATCAAGAACTTATACTATaccaggcattgtttttttttttttgagatggagtctcactctcctgcccaggctggagtgcaatagtgcaatctctactcactgcaacctccgcctcccaggttcaattgattctcctgcctcagcctcctgagtatctgggattgcaggcttatgccaccatgcccagctaattttgtatttttggtagaaaaggggttttaccatattggtcaagctagtcttgaactcttgacctcacaacccactcacctcagcctcccaaagtgctgggattacaaggatgagccatTGTGCTCGGACACCAGGTATTCTTTTAGGTATCCAGGGTTCCTCAATCCCAGCACTATCGACACTTGGGACTAAATAATTCTTTGCTGTGAGGAAACTATTCTGGGCATGACAAGACATTTAGcaccatccctggcctctacccactagcaGTCAGCAGcacccccctcctccccctgccaAGTGATGAGgagcaaaaatgtctccagactttGCCAACTATCCCCAAGGAGCAAAATTGCCTCTGGTTATGATCCACTGTGCTAGACATACAAAAATTGCCCTGCCTAGTAGTTGCAATTTCTGTTTCATGCTCGTTAAGGACAGTCAGTGCTCAAAGATTCAGTGTACTGTCTGGTGTAGGGGTTGTCAAACCTCCTCTTCGCTATTGCTGGGCTACCGCTGACTTCTGACCAAATGGAGGGGGTTGAAGGGTTTGGGCAGCATCCAATTCCTTACTCTCAGTTATACTTTCTAAGTCTCTCATCATTTCCACTGGCATTCTGATCCTTCGGAAAGCTTTTCTAAAGCAGCAAATCTCTAACATTCATCTGATATTTGTATTGTCCATAAATATTAGAAGTAtcaaatcaacacacaaaaataagaCATCAAGTTTTACATTGAGgtggaaattttaagaaatgttctACAACAGTAGGCATCTCCTGTCGGAGGTTTGTGATTCTAAGTAATTAGTACGAAGATGCTTCCTAGTTATCCTTTTTAACTCAGAGTTGGCTGTGACTAAGTGAtaaagaaggggagggaggtgTTTATTCATGTTTAGTTTTCACAAACATGTCATGATGTATTGTGAGACTGCAGCCACTTATTAATGCAACTTTCACCCAGTGACttgaaacccttcaaaaaacatTCATTAGCAGATATGCTGATGAGGTTTGCAGGCTTTCAACCTCATATTCTCACCATATTAGTCTAAAGAGATCCTCAAGACAAATCATAAGGCATTACATTACCCATGGCTTTATCTTCggagagaaacaacaacaaacaccagTGCATTTCAAAATTCCCTAAAACGTCAATGGCCAAGCAGACCAAGAGCTTTGTCTCTGTGCCCCAGGAAAAGAAAGgggcagagacaggaagaaacTAACTGAAGTcactgggcatagtagctcaagcctgtaatcccagcacgttagggGGTGgagccggcagatcacttgaggtgaagagttagagaccagcttggccaacatggtgaaactgcatctctactaaaaatacaaaaattagccaactgtggtggcgcaatcctatagtcccagctacacaggaggctgagtgaggagaactgcttgaacccaggaggcagaggttgtagtgagctgagattgcaccctggcactccatcctaggtgacagagagagaactcatctccaaaataaataaataaataaatgaaagaaagaaaagaaaaccctatgAAGTTGTTAACATTGGCCAGACCTCTAAATGTTTCATTGCCCCAGATTCAGTCCTCGGAATTCTTATCTCCCTCACTTTTTAGGAAAGTTATAAATACCAACTCCCAAACGTATAAATACCAACTCCCAAACGTATATCTTCAAACCCAGATTTCTCTGAGCTCCAGTCTTGTATATCCAACCGTCTTCTCCATATCACACTTGATTATCTCCAATTTAACACATCCCCCACAAATCCcctttgttctgtctcccagatttCTGTTCAGCCAATTGTATTTGCTTGCTTCCAATTACTCAGGTCACAAACATTGGAATCACCTTGACATCTCCCTTTCTCTTATCCCCTGTATATAATCATCAACAAATTCTGGCAGCTCTTTCTCTCAAATATTTCCATAATCCAACCACTTCTCACCCTTCTACTGGCAGCCAACATCTGGACTATGCCATCTTCATCTACAGTTTTTAGGACAACTGACCTCCAGGTTTGCCCATCTGGTCTAGTCTTCACACAGCAGCCAGGGTAACTGTTTACATTTCAACTCATAGCATGTTTTGTCTCTGTTCAAAATTCCCATGGCTTCCCAAAAGCCGTTCATGTGCAAGGCCCTGTATATCTGGCCATCTGcctcctctctgacttcgtttCACCTTTCTACTCTATCAGCTCATCCTCCGAGCTTTGTAGTCACTCTTCCGTCTCCCTGGAGTACACTCGCCTTCAAACCTTCATGTCTCCTGCTCTcacttccttcctgtctctgctcaaATGACACTTTATCAGAGAGAACTTTCCTCACCACACTGTGTGAAATAGTGCCCCCTTCCCAGTCTTTCTCTATACTCTTATCCTGCTGTTTACAGCCTCTACCCTGCTTTTTTCatcaaaaatgttttttcctcataaatgtgtgtgtatatctatatacatatagatatacacatatatgtgtgtgtgtgcaatatatacatattgtattaaacatttattaatgcaagggttggcaaactatggcccagGATCAAATCTAGCCCTGGTCTGATTTTGTGCAGACATagctaaaaaatgtttttatattattaaaaggctacaaaagaaaaatgggaaaaaagatgAATATGCAACAGAAAGCATATGTGGATGgcaaaacctaaaataatcaGCATCTGGCTCCTTATAGGAAAAGATTGCCAGCTCCTGTATTGTCTCTCACTAGAATGTAAACCCCTTGAATGCAGGGACTTTGTTTTGGTCACTGTAAGTAAGATCCCCAGCATATAGAAGAGTGCCTGGTTCAAAGTAGATGCtaagtaaatgtttttaaaagaatgaatgaataaagacaagttttttttttgtttttttttttgttttttttggagactagatctcactctgttgcccaggctggagtgcaatggtgtaatcatggctcactgcaagctcaacTGCTCAGGCTGAAACaatcctcccatgtagctgggaccacagatgcaggaccagctaatgtttttgttatttgtagaaactgggtctcactatgttgcccaagctcatctctaactcctggactcaagcaatcttcctgcgtcagcttcctaaagtgctgggattatagtcataagccaccttgcctggacCAGTGCTGTCTTGTGAGGTCAGGtgacttgtccagggtcacacaggaAACTGGCAGatgagccaggattcaaacccaggtccaCCAGATTCCACAGTTAGGTCCTGATGTCCAAGAGCTGCTTGCAGCAATGATTTGAACTTTCCTGTCTTCTACCAaaaggcttccctttgtagaCTGTCTCTAAGAGGCAAATTAGGTAAGGACCCTGTGGGAATGACATACAGTGTGTTGcagaaaacctttaaaaattatatcacaaCAAACTTGCATCTGATATCAACCATATTCAATGTGCTTTCAAACACATCATCTCTTAGTGTCACCAAATATCTGTACAGGGTAAAAAGTGAGTTTCAGAGAGGTTAAAAGAATTGGCACTTATAAGAAGTGAGTAGCAGAGACAGGACTGCACCCAGATTATCACTTTCGGTGCAGAGCTTTCCCCTTTAACAAACTGGACCAACATATATCCCCACAGCTCTGCTGAAGGGTAAAGGTGTCACCATGGATGTGgaggaattttaataaaatggcaGTCGCAGTTCAGTAACTTCTAAAAAACCAGAGGTTACtccatttatttcacttaaaggTCTGTGGTATGTAAGTAAACCTCCTGAGTTATAAATGGCAATCTACCAATGGCCAGAGGCAGCAGCAAAGTAAGAGCTTTGAAACTGAAGCGATGAGCAAAGAGCTGGCAAGCTGACCATCTCTTGGGCTTTTATTGGTGTGACAATAGCGCAGCGTTTTGGAGCTGCCAGGACCATGACCATCTTTAAGAAGGAAGCCAAGAAAACTGACAATTCTCTTAGCTGACATGAATATCCACAGCTGTCATCTCCTGAACCAGCTGCTGAATCTAATCAGCCATCCTCTGAGGCAGCTGACTTTAGAGCCTTAGTGTATTTGGCTGAGAAACTATGTGTTACGTGGCTGCCAAGGGCCAGCCTTCGTGCGTGATTGCCAGTGGCTGTATGTTTTTATAGAGTAGAGGTCACGATGCTGCCCCCTGGAGTTTATTTGAATCTGACATGCAGCTGTATGCTGGCCAAGATACCAGCTCAGAATTCTTGCAAGTGTCCAATTTCAAATGTCTGTCTCTGTCGTTGTAAGTTACTTATACTGTGTCTGTTTTTCCCCCAGAAAAAGTAGTCTCTAGAAACAGCAGATGTGTGCTATGTGTACctgttttttcccccagaaaaagTAGTCTCTAGAAACAGCAGCAGTTGAAGCTACTGTGCCTAGATTTGGTCAATTTCCACATCTCTTTACCCTACTCACTATAATATGGCCCAGCTCTTAGGAAACTGAAATTAAATCAAAGTGTCATTTTCAATGAcagaatatttaagaattttaagtATTAAATGGCTGTGATTATTAAGTCAGTTTCATAATTATGTTTTCTCCAAATAATTTATATGGTGACTTGGATATGAAAAACTGGTGAACTACGTAATAACTATAAATATACCATTCCTTTCAGTACATCTTTAAACTTATgtctctgtatttaaaaatctcttttatttgGAAGTAACATTAGTAACTACAGTGAAGAAAATGGAGCAAAGTTCAAGTGCTTTACCTAATATGTTCctttgtcaaaaaaagaaaatttggaaattgtTCAAAGTCGGGCGTTAGGTACCTTCTATGTATTAAGCATGATGCTTGATGTGATGCTGAGTGTGACATTATGTTCTTAGAAGGTGCCTGGCTAGTTACATGCATATTCCAAGGAAAGTTTATATATGGGGAAGTTATATTTGAGAACTCTGCATTTGTGCTatgttaaggaaaaataaaaattaaaattaaaaaaagtgtaTCTTTTTGTTGTCAGGCTTGAGAAAGAGATCCAAGATCTTGAAAAAGCTGAACTGCAAATCTCAACGAAGGAAGAGGccattttaaagaaactaaagTCAATTGAGCGGACCACAGAAGACATAATAAGAGTGAGCATCACCCAATTGTAAAACTGTAATTCTCTCTCAAAAATGAATCATCAAATACTACATAATTTTTCAAAGCATATCCACATTTAGATTCTATCTTTTAAACTGTATTAATCAtggagaattcttttttcttatagtCTGTGAaggtggaaaagaaagaaagatcagaaGGTATGTTTTTGAATAACTTACTTTATGTGGAAGTTTTTTGGTAATTTGAAATTTTTCCCAttgttataaatatattctaaatgtattttgaatTCATATTAATTTTACAGAGTCAATTGAGGACATCTATGCTAATATCCCTGACCTTCCAAAGTCCTACATACCTTCTAGgttaagaaaggaaataaatgaagaaatagaagatGATGAACAAAATAGGAAAGGTATATGAGAAATCGGTGTTCAGGGCACGTTCTTAATTTCAGATTTTACAGTGTTGCATATTCACAACTTGCTATGACATATTATTCTTCCAGGTCAAGCAATggtccattttacaaatgggttGTGAGGTATATGAGTCACTGCATAGGTGAGGATAATGAGGGTATATTAACAGCATTTATTCCATGCATTTTATTCCCTAACAAACCAGACAGGGATAAGGAAGATAAAGACCTGAAGAAGACAAGAAGTTCTTGAAAGTAAAGCTTCCCTGGTCAAAAACATATTTCTCCTGATACATTCCATCCAATAGAAACTCCTTGGGGGTTACTAAGGTCTTTTTTGAAACTGAAATTATTCCTTCAGGAAGTTCAGGCCTTATTTACCTCCACGGGAGACTGACTTACATAAAACTAATGTTTCAAAGCTTCTGGAAAAATGAAGGCTTGTATGAGAGCAGAAAGGAAACCTTTGAATTTTAGAGTGGAAGGAAAAGCTATTCTTTATTTGCAGAAAAAagcagtcatttattcattcatttgttgaatgaataaatgactgctATCTGCAAATACTTAGTGAATGCCTACTATGTTGCCAAGTTCAGctaggcacatagtaggcattcactAAATATTTCATGGCAGGACGTGCAATGTAGAGAATAAAGCGGAGAAGCTGGACAGGGAGAGTGCAGTTGAGGATGCTGCAGTTTTTCTTGGGCAGTTAAGGAAGGCCGGGAACCACTAGGCTATAGAGGAGgtaagaaatacaaaatgagtTCAAAAAGAAAGGTGGGAGGGCACAAAAAAAGCAAGCATTGTCACACCGTAATTTCACACAGAATCCTATTCTCTTTACTTTTCCAGTTGAAATTCCAGCCATAGGGATCTTACCTGGGTCAGGAAGCAAATGTCAGCTTCCTCAGTTCTCTCCAGTCCATTTGTTTCAGTGTAGCTGATATTGCTCTATGTTTAGCCCTTCCTCTACTTGAAAATGGgagtgaaaatgaaaagaaacataagGCAGAAGAGAAGCATGTGATTCTAgccttcttcctcccttttccatCCCAGTTCTACATTAAACAGCCTCTCCATTGTGAAAATTTTAGAACACGCCTCTGTAATTTCACCAGGCTGTTGGCCTGTACAGTAAGGATGTAACTTTACAAAATatactgtgctaggcactttacCCACTGTGATGCATAGTGCAACACATTCTTCTTGACAAAAGAAGAGAGTGATTCTGCCCATTGaggaatgcaaaagaaaatacatctgTCTTACTGAATTTATTAATAGGAAATAGGTTACCTTTTGATTCCCCAGTGGAGTCTTTACTACTGGGAACCATCAGCTTATCTTCTCTAATCAACTTCTCTTCTTCCACCCTTTCCATTTCTCAGTAATAATTCCATTCTCCATTACACAAAAACCCATGTTTTTACATTTGGTCATTATATCGTTAATGAGTAaagtcagaaatttaaaaaacaacatctCACATAAAAGAACACAAAGGGTatacttaatataaaaataaacactgtgAAAGCAGAtgagtttataaaagaaaagttaactaaACCAATTATCAAATTTGTTTCTTAACAGCTTTATATGCCATGGAAATTAAAGTTGAAAAAGACTTGAAGACGGGAGAAAGTACAGTACTGTCTTCAATACCTCTGCCATCAGATGACTTTAAAGGCACAGGAATAAAAGTGTATGACGATGGGCAAAAGTCAGTATATGCAGTAAGTTCTAATCACAGTGCAGCATACAATGGCACCGATGGCCTGGCACCAGTTGAAGTAGAGGAACTTCTGAGACAAGCCTCAGAGAGAAACTCTAAATCCCCAACGGAGTATCATGAGCCTGTATATGCCAATCCTTTTTATAGGCCTACAACACCACAGAGAGAAACGGTGACCCCTGGACCAAACTTTCAAGAAAGGATAAAGATTAAAACTAATGGACTGGGCATTAATGTAAACGAATCCATACACAATATGGACGATGGACTTTCTGAGGAAAGGGGCAACAGCTTCAATCATATCAGTCCCATTCGGCCAGTACCTCACCCTCGATCAGTGATTCAACAAGCAGAAGAGACAGTTCACCCCCCACAAAAGAGGCTGATGACTCCTTGCGAAGAATCAAATGTCATGCAGGACACAAAGGCGCCCTCTCCAAAGGCAAGGCTGAGCCCCAGAGAGACAATATTTGGGAAATCTGAACACCAGAATTCTTCACCCACTTGTCAGGAGGACGAGGAAGATATCAGATATAATATCGTTCATTCCCTGCCTTCTGACATAAATGATACAGAACCAGTGACAATGATTTTCATGGGGTATCAGCAGGCAgaagacaatgaagaaaacaagaagCTTCTGACAGGATATGATGGGATCATCCATGCTGAGCTGGTTGTGATTGatgacgaggaggaggaggatgaaggagAAGCTGAGAAACCATCCTACCATCCCATAGCTCCTCATAGTCAGGTGTACCAGCCAGCCAAACCAACACCACTTCCTAGAAAAAGATTAGAAGCTAGTCCTCATGAAAACACAAATTATAAATCTCCCCACAAAAATTCCATATCTCTGAAAGAGCAAGAAGAAAGCTTAGGCAGCGCTGTCCACAATTCCCCATTTGATGTTCAGACGACTGGAGATGGGACTGAGGATCCATCGTTAACAGGTAATAAAAATGACAAGGCATGCCACTGCTGTTCAGTCATGTGACCTGCTTCTCTTGTGCTAACACAGTCTTGCTTTCAGCCTTCTTTGACCACCTCATAAAACTAATATGCACTGAGTTTTTTTATTAATGCTGATAGGAATTATTGTCACCCCAGTAAAGTGATTAAGTCActtcaaaagataaagaaagtaaaaataaatcattgcCTTATTTGATATTGTATTGATGAACTTTAATAACTTGAATTTCATCTTGTACCAGGGTATGGTGCTGCTTGTGAGTGTATTTGGGTCACTAATATGTTGGATCATCAATTACATATCTTTTCCCACTAGAATCTGATGACTACTTTATTTGTGCCTCACGGTGATTTAAGCTTCTTACATAAGTTAACAAATTGCcttaattttgaaacaaaatgcaagaaacaaattttcttttcagagCATTTTATTACTTTGCTGTATCTTCTTTCTCTACACTTCTATAGTTTCATTAATTTCcctaatttttctgcattttaaaatagagcCTTACTTTATCTTGTGTTTTCTATAATCTTTAACTTTGCATAGTCTTCCCCAACTTAgcatatttatcttttctattttctatatatttacatttctcattctttgtaaaatttttatagctttatagCCAACCAGCTATTTTAGCATTGAGTAGAAAATAACTTTTGACACTTTTTTCCTACAAAAGTGATAGCTTCCCAGTTTTAGATTCCTTGTTATCACTTTGATGTTATATTCTAGTTATCatgtataaagaataaataagaaccTGACAAAATCAGTTATAATAGCTGTACTCACCTCGGCTAAAGATGTAAATCAAATTACCTAGACATATGGTTTCTATATGTCTGCTAAGGATAGTAATTTTAAATGTCCCTAATGGAAGGATTCtcattaaaaagcaataaatattaaatacaggCTAATTTCACAAGTAGAACCTGATAATTGTATGGAAGTGTGGTAATACCTGCATAATTCAATAATATTTCTTCCTCTACAACCCATTAAGCCCAATATTAGGTTGCCAGCAATACAGTAAAATGAACCCTCTCCCATTATTTTAAGTAGTTAAAGTAGGTATCCCAAAGATAAATTTAATCACCTGAAGAATTTCTAAGTTTTTGGAAAGTGTACACGTATATAACTTCCTCAGAGCTGAGTGGTATGTCCCACAATGGAAAGTTGCAGATACTAAGTTTCTTTCCATTAAGAAAGAGCTTTGTTCACTGATCAAACTTTGCCATCTTAAActcattttaaagctaaaaaacacagaagacagaaaagaggaaCATGCTGTTTATGGTCAACAGTAGTGGCATTATCCACTATAAAACCTCCCATTTCTGAACTAGGATATTAGCTGGCTCCTCTCTAACACCCTTATTTCTTCCCCTCTAACCTTGTCAACACATTTACCCCATGGAAAATGACAGGAAGTGACTAACATTTCCATACAACACTAATCATGCCCCTGAactaaaacaatgaaaacaggaaaaCCTATTCCAGACAAAGTAACAATACAGAGTTCTGTACTATCAACCAAAGTATCTTACAAACAGAATGCTCCAAATTCCTCGCCTTCCACCAGGATATTGTTTTACAGTGCTGTTTTCCAATTCAGCATACAGACTACAGAGctgatgtgtatttttaaaatgggtttttaaaataagtaagtcACAGTGTCATATGCCCTCAGGGGCCATACATATACATAGAATACATAACTACCTATGCATTTCAATTTCACAAACACCAAATGGGTTGAGCTACTTCccaaaaaaatgctcatgatacTTGAAAACTCACCATTTAGGTCAATTCTTTTATTTGTAGTATACATCACCTATTTAAGATAAATAGCCCTGGTAGGCGTAATAGTTAAGAATTGTTAGTCTCTTTTCCCATAGTACAAATATGGTTATCAATGCCTTATctaagagaaattttaatttggaaaacagcatgaagatgaaataaatggaaaaaagtagAGCCTGGAGATTCTAAAGACAAGATTTGTTAGTTAAAATTTTGAACAGAGTAAGACATGACAGAAAAATTCAGGCAACATTATATCCATCTGCTAATGTAAATATAACAGGTTCATAAGATAAAGCTCAATGCCAGACACTTCCACCATTGCATGGCCCCAGCCAGCTTTGCTTGGGAGCTCACTGCTATCTCCACCAATCAGGGGGTAGTAGTTGGCTTTCTTTGGTAGTCCTCACCAACCTATTCTTGTACTTCCAGCTCTGTTCTGTCCTCTTAGAGATGTCAGTGGCATTCTAGGATGAAGTGGTGGGGACCTCAGCTCTGGGAGCTCACATGCTATTGGTGCTGATTGCCAACCTGCAACAGCCATTGGGGTCCAAGGGATGCTGAGAGTAAGGAGACTTTCACCAAGTTCAGTCAGCTGAAACCATGCATCTGAAATGCTATGGGAAGAAGAGGCAGAAAATAGGAGTAAATCAGAGAACAGCAGAAAATAGGAGTAAAAAGGAGAGCTGATGGCCCAGGATTTTTAGCTGCTAAACCAAGCCTTCTATTGCCAACACACTCTGGCCCGTGCATTTACTGGAACTCACACCATGTACTTGCTATAGGcttgaaaaaaggagagaaaggaaagcagaCTCTAGCAAACTTCTCTGAATGTCCACAGCACACAGAATGTGCCTGATGTATGGCATTTTACAGTGAGGAGTGACTGTAAGAAAAAGCAGTTTGCCCCTGACTTGAGACTCTTAAAAAGCTCCTCACTCCCACTCTCTTTTGTTGGTAGGGGCAAGGTAGAGGCCCATAAAATCCAGCAGTGGAAACTTCATAATGTCTTACCTCTGCCTTCTGTTCACCTTCTGCCAATCGAGACCTGCTTGCTACAGAGCACGTTTTCTCAGTTCATCCTAAATTCTAGGGAATACTCTTGGCGCTGACACTAGAAATGATCATCCCTCTTATAGTTTCCAGGAAAATAATGCTCTTTAACTTCATTGAAATGGAAGTATTTCATATAAGTGTAGTGACAACTAAAATAATCATGGTCTTGTTACAGAATTAGATCCCTTCTCATATTTGTGCAAAAAGGCTTCTTAGGCATGGGGTCATTTTTATTGTCAAAGGGTAACCAGTATATGgcatagaaatgagaaaacatttcttccattttatttttaattaaatgaaattgtGCAATCAGTTACATAGCTGGTTCTTGGGCCGTATTACATGTGAATGTAATATtagattattataataatatttagatcaGTGCCTTGAAAGCATTTCTAAACTTTTGGAACATGACTAAGGCAGCTATACACTGAAATCCTAAATAATAAGGATAGAATACCAACACACTTGTCCAGAATACCAGAAGTGTGGTACACATTCTAAATCTACATTTTGTCCAGAATACCAGAAGTGTGGTACACATTctaaatctacatttttaaaaaatgctttctacATTCAATATATTATTAGCAGAAGAATATATCCAAAAAGAtatatttgccattttaaagCATACTTATATCTTGACAAAGACATTTTATAATCACTCCCTTATATCTTgacaaagatattttataataacTTTTAATTACTGGTTCATGTTATTTCATTcataaagaaatttg harbors:
- the PALMD gene encoding palmdelphin; its protein translation is MEEAELVKGRLQAITDKRKIQEEISQKRLKIEEDKLKHQHLKKKTLREKWLLDGISSGKEQEEMKKQNQQDQHQIQVLEQSILRLEKEIQDLEKAELQISTKEEAILKKLKSIERTTEDIIRSVKVEKKERSEESIEDIYANIPDLPKSYIPSRLRKEINEEIEDDEQNRKALYAMEIKVEKDLKTGESTVLSSIPLPSDDFKGTGIKVYDDGQKSVYAVSSNHSAAYNGTDGLAPVEVEELLRQASERNSKSPTEYHEPVYANPFYRPTTPQRETVTPGPNFQERIKIKTNGLGINVNESIHNMDDGLSEERGNSFNHISPIRPVPHPRSVIQQAEETVHPPQKRLMTPCEESNVMQDTKAPSPKARLSPRETIFGKSEHQNSSPTCQEDEEDIRYNIVHSLPSDINDTEPVTMIFMGYQQAEDNEENKKLLTGYDGIIHAELVVIDDEEEEDEGEAEKPSYHPIAPHSQVYQPAKPTPLPRKRLEASPHENTNYKSPHKNSISLKEQEESLGSAVHNSPFDVQTTGDGTEDPSLTALRMRMAKLGKKVI